Within Haematobia irritans isolate KBUSLIRL chromosome 2, ASM5000362v1, whole genome shotgun sequence, the genomic segment CAGTCATGTGGAGCCGAGCATATACCACTATAATCTATTAGTGTTATTCGGCACATCTAAGATTTGTTATGCAAACACTACCGAATGATACTATAACTCAGGTTGCTTTTCTGTTACTAACACATCTCAACATTTACATCAGATCTAGAATTTTAAAAAGCGAcgatttattgtatttttaaaatttttgtggcgaaaattaaaaaaaaaaaaaaatactatttaagttgaaatttatttctatagaaaattttgtcaacattttatttctataaaaatttttttcaacattttatttctatataaaattttgtcaaacttttatttctttagaaaatttttgtcaacattttatttttatagaaaattttgtgaaaattttatttctatagaaaattttgtcaaaattttatttctatagaaaattttgtcaaaattatatttctatcgaaaattttgttaaattttttttgtcttagaaacttttgtcaaaattttgtttcaatagaaaattttgtcaaaatgttatttctaagaaaattttgtccaaattttatctctataaaaaattttctcaacagttAATTTCTAtgtaatattttctcaaaatgttatttctatagaaaattttctcaaaattttatttctgtagagaattatgtcaaaattttatttttatggaaaattttatttcaatagaaagttttgtcaatattttatttctgtagaaaactttgtcaacattttctttctatagaaaattttctcaaaattttatttctttacaaaattttgttaaaattttattctatagaaaattttgttaaaattttattctatagaaaattttgttaaaattttattctatagaaaactttgttaaaattttatttctgtagaaaattttgtaaaaattttatttctattttgtttttataccctccataggatgggggtgtattaactttgtcattccgtttgtacagcgttgccagaattgtttcacaaaaaaccgctagatttgtccaaaaaactagccaaaaaaagctaaaaaattttaaaaaatagctagaaaaaaagctaaaattttttgtatcaaaagtcacatttttggttgaaatttaacaaacttaaaggctttatttcacttaaaatgcatattattttaattgtattcattttaatttaatttctgtgagactgtaagaaaatttaagtcatattagctctgtttgcgtactcgatacattttgattactatcacaaatttttactggaagtccttcgtttatatttcctagtaaaaacatttttcccagtaaacttgcaattgccagctggttaatcatcaacaagtccaatgtgcgatatattgcataatgtcacatagaactgcattagaaaatatcaatatatttcgttttaactgaattaatgataaattcgtgaacgtgtacacttctcctaattttacccaagagaataaaacccattctaactgtcttgcaagtttatattgaataacttttattcgaaaaattcccatacaaacctattgttgtccaattttcgtaaatgtaaatccattccattaatatatagcagatttgttttgatcctatcactacgaattttttcattgcattttttgatgttaaaaaaaataataccacattcaaaactttatttccttaattatttctatgttcggttccaaagattttgtacactaatgattttggtattgattccgagtcaaatttgaatttaaatattcgttttttcagctttttcttcatgagctatcacagtgctttaaaaacgtgctaacgacaacttaaatttccaaattcagactcgactttaagtagaaattattctatgtatacgtttttaaaataaaatgttgaaaaacctcttctatttttgaacgctattttggtttgtggtcaagatacaaaaattccacaaatttaaagactatttcattaattttaagaattttttagaattgaccctagccttctttcatgaaaagatacccatttttaagttgaatcacttaactataaggacaaaaagaatttatcggctattggacaaggaaaacagtttatataagagaaattcacaaatgctattataaccaaaattcgcgttcgtattttaaggaaatgaaatctttggcctcaccacaatattttttcaatgtacacaGCAATTCAcagctactattttaatttagtaatatcataataagtgtagaatattataataacataaaaaggataaacgagtcaaatgctaatattcctaataatttactgacagtttaataaggaattgaaatatgtggaaaaccttattctggcagcaaggcttagataaaaacgaagttttatccatatttcaataggaacatgtcgaaaataaaaaaagccaaaaatagctaaaagtgtcatgaaaaaaagccagaaaaaaagctaaaagctaaatgcattttttcccgctaaacgtcttcaaaaaaagccaaatctagcgggaaaaaagctaaattggcaacgctgcgtttgtaacacatcgaaatattgctctaagaccccattaagtatatattctgggtcgtggtgaaattctgagtcgatctgagcatgtccgtccgtccgtctattgaaatcacgctaacttccgaacgaaacaagctatcgacttgaaatttggcacaagtaattgttattaaggtaggtcagatggtattgcaaatgggccatatcggtccacttttacgtatagcccccatataaaccgatcccccgatttggcttgcgaggcctctaatagaagcaaatttcttccgacccggctgaaatttggtacatggtgttggtatatgatctctagcaactatgcaaaaattggtccacatcggacaataattatatatagcccccatataaaccgatcaccagatttgacctccgcagcctcttggaagaccaaaattcatctgattcagttgaaatttggtacgtggtgttaatatatggcctcaaactcccatgcaaaaattggtcgaaatcggtccataattatatatagcccccatataaaccgatccccagctttgacctccagagccccttggaagagcaaaattcttcccattctgtTGAAatattgtacgtgatgttagtatatggtatccaacaaccattcaggaattggttcctatcagcccattattatatatagctcccatataaatcgatccccagattagacctccgatgcctttagaagcaaaattcatccgatctgcttgaaatttggtacgtggtgatcgtatatgatatttaacaaccatgccaaaagtggtccatatcagtccataatcatatatagccccatataaaccgatcccgagatttggttttggagacacttggaggagcaaatttcatccgagtcagttgaaatttggtacattgtgctattttatggctgttaacaaccatggtccatatcggtctatagttatatgtagccctcagataaatcgatccccaatcacacaaaaattggtccatattatgttcatatttcaattctggctctctacgtaccgtgcaaacttccatatcaattcgttattatttgtagacttacctacacgcaaaaaaataattctttcctcccaaacgaaattttagacaaacaaagttcgtttctcatttgcttttcgctgtaaggaagtgtatttggaagaaaagtatatactttttgtgataaacgtttattcttttccaggatgtaaaaacaatttcataaagactaactcaaaaaaaaatttttttctggctaattgcattttccctgacatctttctcacttccacgaagatttttagttcttagcacctttttctgtaatacaaacaatgtagaagaaattatacgattttataaatgtttaaaatttttttacctttcgcctggacggagaatcgaaacgcggaccatgcactttgtaagccaacacactaaccactgagctatgtacctgttatggtcatcaagagataaatatccatataagttatatttatatagcatagcttgcggcgcccacgaaccgaataaacaaagtttatttaacagaaacaaacatttagtttggcaccgtggagcagtggttgctacgtctgactctcatgccaagggtcgtgggttcgatccctgcttcgaccaaagttttttttttttttttttttttacatacattctacatatgttcggaagattccgaaaaaaatgttcaacattacattgtactatattaaattttgaactgtaaaatgtgttttattaaagaccaaaagtcagaaaagaagagtgtttgatataaacgaaatggactctgtcgttgtttcaaaaataactttttttattgaaaaaataaaaactttgtaacaaacgaatttttttggtgataaaagtttaaaattttcgaagcaattcaaaaaactctaacaaaagaaaaacgttttcggtacacgttttccaaacgttttttttctttgcgtgtatacatacctgttttgtctaatatgtaccacatatggactaactagcaatttagaaaacgatgttaaaaagttttaagatggcacaacctaagtaattcgattgtgaatgagagTGTTTCGTAcaagtttcaacgcaatccatggtggagggtacataaaattcggcctggccgaacttacggccgtatatacttgtctattgttggtttgtacttcaatcatatttgttgtttttgatttcagcttaaaaccatgcattgactaaactacaagtgtagcttaaccaatagaggaaaagaatgtttgtcaaatttattggacaaagccctatagactgcaagatggttgggtgggcgtacgtttcggaattaccacattcctcattgcagcaaaactatcaaccaattatcaaaataaattcaggcagttcgctaaacccaaagtgaaccacacttgaaccttccgaaaaaaagtttaagatagccggcttatgccgaaataaattcatgcaAACATCTCtcgtttcctttgccaccatcaaatcatcgatttgagtgcagttggctggcagCTTTCTCTTACTTCatacgtgttttgttttttattgttggtttattcgtcaatcattattgttgtttttgatttcagcttaaaaccatgcattgattaaactataagtgtagcttaaccaacggaggaaaagtatgcctgtcaaatttatttggacaaggccctgtagactgcaagattgGTGGGTGGACAGctttttcggaattaccatattcctcattagcatcctctaattgcagcaaaactatcaaccaattatcagcataaattcgggtaattcactaaagccaaagtgaactacatttGAACTTgaagtcaaatcatcgatttgaaaatttgtcacaattttatttgtgtagaaaattttgtcaaaattgtatttgtcacgaaaatcttcccaaaatttatttctataggaaatttcccaaaatttatttctataggaaattttctcaaaaattttatttctatagaaaatgttgtcaaaattttatttctatagaaaatgtaagtaCCTCttttttggagaggaatattttccaaaatctactatgccatcggcaagtgttaccatagCCCTAGTAATGATGGTTTcggtttcaaccgaatgggatcaaataaaaatctgggaatcggtttatatggaggcagtTGTAACAAAGCATAGATCGATAGACACCATACATCATGGTACGTACACCTATTTTATATCTCCTAGATCGTAGTGAAAATTTCTGTAGATCTTGCTATGTTCCAAGGGAAACAAGTGGTTGCtatgtaggttaggtggtaTTGCGAATGGACTTTACTGAAATATTTTCGttttaaattattgtaattttgtcGTACCCTTACCGTTTACTCGGCATATATACTTATGTATATGATTTTCATAGAATGTACTCATTTTAATCCTTTCTTGTAATATTGTGAATCATATACATTTTCCCAGAGAATAACATTGAGTTTGAGAACAACAAAGTCGTTaaccactgaaaaaaaagtttaaatcagACTTAAATATGCTTAACAATTAAACCAAAATGGACTAAAAGTTCTTTATGACCCAACAATTTTTGTGAGGAGACATataaatttcctttgaaataaaatggagTGGTAGGAGACGAAAATATCCATAAAGGTTACTTAGTAGTATAAATAAGGATCCATAAACCTACTTAAGTTAAGATTCATTATGGAGCTTCCTTGGTTAACATCTGTACCTGGAAGTACATGGACATACATCCATGTATACATATGGATGGTTGATCATATGCTAAGCACTCGTATTGGCATTGGTAGGTTGGTTTATGGGTGATTTTTTTCCATAGCCCTCTTCTTGCATTGGGGAAAATTCATTGGAACTCGAAAATATATGTAAACCTGGTATACCTCACCCACATGTCAACATCCAAGATATATGGTTTTTGTGCAGAAAGTGCTCATTAAAAaggattttcattttatttatttattttcgcaCCCCTCTGCCCCACCTCTCCCACTGACTATAACTCCGCAGATGCTACTATTCCGACCCCCACTTCATAGCCATTTGCAATCATCACCaccgtcgtcgtcgtcgtcggcatcatcatcatcacaatcCCAAAGTCCTGTGGAGCTGTTGCTGTTTCAAGATTTTGAACTCATGGATGTTGTTGGTTGACTGCGGGTGAATTGTATCCCAGAATGGCTGCTACTTTAGCTACAGTTGTTGCTAATACTTCATGGGTTCTCAAACAGTTATAATAATGGCCTTAACGGGACGTGGGGGGGTGAACTAAGAAAaggtaacaataacaaaatgtaCTTGAAGTAGTAGCAGCACTAACCGTGAGTGAGTACAAATAAATTTGCACCTTAACGCCTTTTCTGAATACGAGCAAGTGCGAAAAATGGAAACAAGAGAGGAAAAAAGCCATGGAATGCCAAAGTCATAAAGGGTGCTTCGTCGAATCAACCTACAGACCAAGATTATTCCTAAATTTACCCAAAGTTGTTTTTGTTAGCGTATTTGCTTGCTGTTTTAGGGTATATTTCTCATACGCAGGTAGACCTTTTATTTATTCCAAAATGTACTCGCCCACATATGATTAAATGTTTGCTAATATACACTTATACACAAAAGGGATTGTGCATTTTATGTACAAGGTGACAGCTTATCTATGgtatttagaaatatttattggtgatggaattcaagagtGATAATGTAATTATACCCTTAGCCACATAGTGGTCAAGGTTTAAAAatgttgatctgccaaaaatgtgcctaccagaaatattgattgtaAACGCAATAATAACATAtatacagatcgactcagaatccccACCCCTTGGTTTCCgttcgtccgttcgtccgtctatcagtccctccgtccgtctgttcgtcagtccgtctgtccgtatttccatgtatttgttgttcgcacacccagagaaggaatatgatcacctcaaacatgttttaagagcaaaatgttatttttgggtggtgaccatgtaacatggttttcgcaaccatgttattttctcggaaatcatgtatctgatttcggcaagcaggttatatgtgacgagaaaataacattttagtgacaaacatgttacatggtcaccatacaaaaataacattttgctcttgaaacatgtttgaggtgatcatattccttctctgcgtgcaggatTCCCGTCGCAATTATCGCTattgaatttagaaaaaaatcggatcaaatttcgatatagcttccatatatatgtatcgcccgatttcgttaaatgttaggttagattgcgctcatttactaaccgatcggcgtcgaattttccacaaaatgtaaatcttcaagtgtgcaaaatttcttcaaaactggttcagatttagatatagcccccatatatatgtcccaaatttgaccatatgtccctgatttatcaaccgatcttactcaaagttggccaaatctaatatTCTATTGTATataatatatgtgcaaaaaagcatggaaatcggttcagattgaaatatagctcccatatatatgtatcgcccgattttcgtaaatttattttttatttaacaatcttgctcacattttgcacaagataaccttctgtggtatcaaccaaatctgcaatatatcatccaaatcggtttagatatagctcccatatagcatATATggacgattttcaaaaattttgacctaatatTATTAGTTTTGATCATAATGTCTTCATTTAATTACGGAACTTACTCAAATTAAGCACAAGGTTACTTTCTTTAGTATAAATTaagcctgcaaaatatcatctaaatcgattcagattcagatatagctcccatatatacagtaGGGAGCATATAGGAAAATGTCTAGTAAGGCACACAAAGATTgctgaccattgcaccacaatGGCTCTaatataaacctaaaaaaatgcaagaCATATTGAGCTTGGGCTACTAcagagttctactaaagacaaaCAAAATAAGCTGTGGATTGTACGATACCAAAATAAGGGACAAAGTTACACGGGGAACACTACAGGGTGGAATTTTATCACCTCTATTGTGGGTAACCACCATTAACAGTCTGCTGAGTATTCTAACTAAGGAAGGATTTGAACCAGTCTGTTATGAAGACGATGTTATAATACTTCTGAAGGGGACGGATCCAAACAAGTTATGTAGGAGAGCTGAGCGTGTTCTAAGGATAGCATATGATTGGGCTAGACCAAGGGGTCTGAACGTAAACCCAGATAAGACTGATAAATGCCTTTTCACCAGAAAGACGAAGATCGGCCAATACGTTGAACCTTGCTTTTTAAGCAATACTATTGCAGTATCTGACACGGTGAAATATTTAGGAGTAGTCCTTGACAGAAAGTTGAATTGGAAGTGCCACATCAAGGAGAGGGCAGAGAAAGCACACAGATGTTGGGCACTATGTCTCAAAATGGGGACTAAATCCCAAAATGTCGCTCTGGATATACACCAGCGTAATAAGACCTATGGTAGTATGGTGGACATCAATGGAGAAGAAATGTAACGTGGAAACCCTGCAACGGGTCCAACGGACATGTTGTCTTGGTGTAAGCGGGGCTATGAGTACAACTTCAACTAGAGCGCTAGAAACGATTCTAAACGTCCTACCTATAGAGATACAGATAAAAAGTGAAGCAGCCATGACAGCAATGAGACTCAAGATGATGGGAGAATGGCACCAAATGGGGAACAGATCAAACCATCAGAAGATAATGGAGGTGACGATAGGCTGATTTAGGAGTGCTCCATGATTTAGGAGTGCTCCATGATCGCATACCTGAAGAAACGCTAGCGACCGAGTCTGAAATTCTCATACCGGAGAGACAATCATGGTCTAACGGAACCCTTAAGGAAGCCCCTTATGGTAACAATTGTTACACAGACGGAGCTAAGATGGGGGATAGAACGGGTGGGGGGTATACATAGAAGACTCTGGCACCGAAATCTCCTTTCGCTTGCCAGACCATACAACTATTCTGCAAGCAGTAATCAGAGCGATCACGGAgtgtgtacacgcaaaaaaataattctttcctcccaaacgaaattttagacaaacaaagttcgtttctcatttgcttttcgctgtaaggaagtgtatttggaagaaaagtatatactttttgtgataaacgtttattcttttccaggatgtaaaaacaatttcataaagactagctcaaaaaaaaaaacattattttcttgctaattgcattgtccctcacatctttctcacatccacgaggatttttagttcttaacagcttttcctgtaataccaacaatgtagaagaaattatacgattttataaatttttaaattttttttacctttcgcctggacggagaatcgaaccgcggaccatgcacattgtaagccaacacactaaccactgagctatgtacctgttatggtcatcaatagataaatatccatataagttatatttatatagcatagcttgcggcgcccacgaaccgaataaacaaagtttatttaacagaaacaaacatttagtttggcaccgtggagcagtggtagctacgtccgactctcatgccaagggtcgtgggttcgatccctgcttcggccaaagttttttttttgcttttgttttttttttacatatattccagatatattcggaagattccgaaaaaattttcaacattacattgtactatattaaattttgaactgtaaaatgtgtcttattaaagacctaaagtcagaaaagaacagtgtttgatataaacgaaatggactgtgttgttatttcaaaaataactttttttattgaaaaaataaaaattttgtaacaaacgaatttttttggtgataaaagtttaaaattttcgaagcaattcaaaaaactctaacaaaagaaaaacgttttcggtacacgttttccaaacgttttttttctttgcgtgtaagatGGCTCAGCACAAACACAAGGCCACTAAGTGTAAATGTTCTCACCGATAGTCAGATGGCTATACGAGCTATAGAATCCAATACGGTTAAATCACGGAACGTTTTAGaatgcaaaaatataataaattcctACTCCGTGTATGGCTCCATTAGAATCACCTGGGTACCTGCTCACTGTGGGGTGGATGGAAACGAGCATGTGAATGACCTAGCGATAAAAGCCAGGAAAGCTGAGGAAGTAAACTTGGATAACCCCAAGCCCTTTGGGGCTACCCGGTCCGAGTTAAAAGTGTGGGCGAAGCGAGCACATGTAGAGCTGTGGAACAGTGAAATAGTCGGAAGGACCACGAAGATCATATGGGGAGATACCGATGAAGATAGAACAAAAGAACTGCTGAAGGAGAGTAGGAGTACGATCAGTAGGGCTATTGGAATCATCACGGGACACTTGGACCTCAGG encodes:
- the LOC142225141 gene encoding uncharacterized protein LOC142225141, translating into MAIRAIESNTVKSRNVLECKNIINSYSVYGSIRITWVPAHCGVDGNEHVNDLAIKARKAEEVNLDNPKPFGATRSELKVWAKRAHVELWNSEIVGRTTKIIWGDTDEDRTKELLKESRSTISRAIGIITGHLDLRAHLHRIGVINDSLCRACVEDEGTLEHYLCHCPAFTRYRSQHLGVENIPNLNRLKGVKWKQIKEFVESTEFLK